In Paralcaligenes sp. KSB-10, the following are encoded in one genomic region:
- a CDS encoding RimK family alpha-L-glutamate ligase, whose protein sequence is MPLPEAAMQKIHVIHENDAWVEPLRSAFAELDLPYEEWFLSEGLLDLSSAPPQGVFYNRMSASSHTRDHRYAPEYTAGVLAWLESHGRRVVNNSRALQLEVSKIAQYAALSNFGIRTPYTIAAVGRDNIVAAAKKMNGAFITKHNRAGKGLGVHLFHTVEALESHVDSAEFEDSVDGITLIQEYIRAPEPYITRVEFVGGQFMYAVRVDTSLGFELCPADVCQVGDAFCPVGETAPVAAAPRFQIIKQFNDPIIDRYSRFIANNGIGIAGIEFITDVRGEIYTYDVNTNTNYNSDAEAQAGLFGMRTIARYLGEELSKLNGTRQVLSAVA, encoded by the coding sequence ATGCCTTTGCCAGAAGCAGCCATGCAAAAAATCCATGTGATCCACGAAAATGACGCCTGGGTCGAACCTTTACGCAGCGCATTTGCGGAACTCGACCTGCCTTACGAAGAATGGTTTCTCAGCGAGGGCCTGCTGGATCTGTCCAGCGCTCCGCCGCAAGGCGTGTTCTACAACCGCATGAGTGCGTCTTCGCATACTCGCGATCATCGTTATGCGCCGGAATATACGGCGGGCGTATTGGCGTGGCTTGAATCGCATGGCCGTCGTGTGGTCAACAATAGCCGCGCGTTGCAGCTTGAGGTCAGCAAAATCGCCCAATATGCGGCGCTGTCGAATTTCGGCATCCGCACGCCATATACCATCGCCGCGGTGGGGCGCGACAACATTGTTGCGGCAGCCAAAAAAATGAATGGCGCCTTCATTACCAAACATAATCGGGCTGGAAAAGGCCTGGGTGTGCATTTGTTTCATACGGTTGAGGCACTGGAAAGCCATGTCGACAGCGCGGAGTTCGAAGATTCCGTCGATGGCATTACCCTGATTCAAGAATACATCCGTGCCCCTGAACCCTATATCACCCGTGTCGAATTTGTCGGCGGGCAATTCATGTATGCGGTGCGTGTCGATACCTCGCTTGGATTCGAGCTTTGTCCCGCCGATGTTTGCCAGGTAGGCGATGCATTCTGTCCGGTCGGAGAAACGGCGCCCGTGGCCGCCGCGCCGCGCTTCCAGATCATCAAGCAATTCAATGACCCGATCATCGATCGCTACAGCCGTTTCATTGCCAATAATGGCATAGGCATTGCAGGCATAGAGTTCATCACCGATGTGCGCGGTGAGATCTACACCTACGACGTCAACACCAATACCAATTACAACAGCGATGCCGAAGCTCAAGCCGGCCTGTTCGGCATGCGTACGATTGCCCGGTATCTAGGAGAAGAGTTGAGCAAGCTGAATGGAACTCGTCAGGTGCTGTCGGCTGTGGCCTGA
- a CDS encoding helix-turn-helix transcriptional regulator, with protein MNSLPSISSVAFLIADPTRAAMLLALLDGRARPAGELAYAAGITAQTASAHLSKMLEGGLLLCEKEGRHRYYRLAGPHVAQALESLAVIRPSIRRKPLSRLAKDLHMARCCYDHLAGQLGVAVTQALVLRGFLVPAEEKRYDVTSAGARWFEAMGIDMPALKPTRRGIARQCLDWTERSHHLAGPLGVQFMATLCASGWLRRSKSSRLIRVTPQGWAGFKEQLGIDSQSVACSSPT; from the coding sequence ATGAATTCCCTGCCTAGTATTTCCTCGGTAGCCTTCCTGATTGCCGACCCGACCCGGGCGGCCATGCTGCTGGCCCTGCTGGACGGGCGCGCCCGGCCGGCGGGCGAGTTGGCGTATGCCGCGGGAATTACCGCCCAAACTGCCAGTGCGCATTTGTCCAAGATGCTGGAAGGCGGCCTGCTTTTGTGCGAGAAAGAAGGGCGGCACCGTTACTATCGGCTGGCGGGCCCGCATGTGGCCCAGGCACTTGAAAGTCTGGCGGTGATCAGGCCTTCGATCCGGCGCAAACCCCTGAGCCGGCTTGCCAAAGATCTGCATATGGCCCGTTGTTGTTATGACCACCTGGCCGGCCAGTTAGGGGTGGCTGTGACGCAGGCATTGGTTCTGCGCGGCTTTCTTGTTCCCGCGGAGGAAAAGCGTTATGACGTGACCTCCGCTGGTGCGAGGTGGTTTGAGGCAATGGGAATTGATATGCCGGCGCTCAAGCCCACTCGGCGGGGGATTGCCCGGCAATGCCTGGACTGGACGGAGCGTTCCCATCATCTGGCGGGACCGCTGGGTGTTCAATTCATGGCGACCTTGTGCGCGTCAGGGTGGCTGCGGCGTTCGAAATCGTCTCGCCTGATTCGGGTGACGCCGCAAGGATGGGCCGGTTTCAAGGAACAGCTTGGCATAGACTCGCAGTCTGTGGCTTGTTCATCTCCTACCTGA
- a CDS encoding cytochrome b/b6 domain-containing protein encodes MSTSKHTAMIRVWDLPTRLFHWALVLCVIGSFITVKLGGLWMDWHVRFGLCILGLILFRVIWGFCGPRYARFTQFIHGPRYILSYLQGKTPHIAGHNPLGALSVVTLLAVFGFQAFSGLFANDDVMTTGPLAYLSDAWSNTLTELHDMNQWLMIALVSLHVGAIAWYRRQGKNLMGPMIHGNAPVNAEHQACLPGARDSWLVRLGATLLGLAIAALVWWIQTLAPAADFSY; translated from the coding sequence ATGTCCACGAGCAAACATACCGCAATGATTCGCGTCTGGGATCTTCCTACCCGCCTGTTCCACTGGGCCCTGGTGTTGTGCGTTATCGGCTCTTTTATCACGGTCAAGCTCGGTGGCCTATGGATGGACTGGCATGTGCGCTTCGGCCTGTGCATCCTCGGCCTGATCCTGTTTCGAGTTATCTGGGGTTTTTGCGGCCCCCGTTATGCCCGATTCACCCAATTCATCCACGGCCCCCGCTATATCCTGAGCTACTTGCAGGGCAAAACACCGCACATAGCCGGCCACAACCCCCTGGGCGCGCTCTCGGTGGTGACCCTGCTCGCTGTATTCGGCTTCCAGGCCTTCAGCGGCCTGTTTGCCAATGACGACGTCATGACCACCGGGCCGCTCGCGTATTTAAGCGACGCCTGGTCCAACACCCTGACCGAGCTGCATGACATGAATCAATGGCTCATGATAGCCCTGGTCAGCCTGCATGTCGGCGCCATCGCCTGGTACCGGCGGCAAGGCAAGAACTTGATGGGCCCTATGATTCACGGCAACGCGCCCGTCAATGCCGAACATCAGGCATGCCTTCCGGGCGCGCGCGACTCGTGGCTTGTGCGGCTGGGTGCAACTCTGCTGGGGCTGGCCATCGCCGCGCTTGTGTGGTGGATACAAACCCTGGCGCCGGCGGCCGATTTTTCATACTGA
- a CDS encoding SDR family NAD(P)-dependent oxidoreductase: MPDKFSLAGKVALVTGAAGGLGAHFAQTLGRAGAKVILAGRRQEPLNQLARGLKEFGIEAHAVSIDVTDESSIRSGFEQAQALCGLINIAVCTAGVTANKNALSLSTEEWGQVLDVNLKGCWMVSKEAARRLIDAGQPGSIIHISSILGHRVAGHVLPYTVSKAGLEQMTKALALEWARYGIRVNALAPGYIETNLNRDFFASEPGQTLIKRIPQRRLGNASDLDGALLLLASDASAYMTGSSIVVDGGHLQSTL; this comes from the coding sequence ATGCCTGACAAGTTCAGCCTGGCTGGAAAAGTCGCATTGGTCACAGGAGCGGCAGGTGGCTTGGGAGCGCATTTCGCCCAAACCCTCGGCCGCGCGGGAGCCAAGGTGATACTGGCGGGGCGGCGGCAAGAGCCGCTGAATCAATTGGCACGCGGGCTGAAAGAATTCGGGATAGAGGCCCATGCAGTGTCTATCGACGTCACCGATGAATCCAGTATCCGGTCCGGCTTCGAACAGGCACAGGCGCTTTGCGGCCTGATCAATATTGCCGTGTGTACGGCCGGGGTCACCGCCAACAAAAATGCGCTTTCTCTTTCCACCGAGGAATGGGGCCAGGTGCTCGATGTCAACCTAAAAGGCTGCTGGATGGTCAGCAAGGAAGCCGCCCGGCGGTTGATTGACGCGGGGCAGCCTGGTTCCATCATTCATATCTCTTCCATCCTCGGGCACCGGGTGGCCGGCCATGTGCTTCCCTACACGGTTTCGAAAGCCGGCCTCGAGCAAATGACCAAGGCCCTGGCGCTGGAGTGGGCTCGCTACGGTATCCGTGTCAATGCCTTGGCGCCCGGCTATATCGAAACAAACCTTAACCGCGACTTTTTTGCTTCAGAGCCCGGGCAGACCCTGATCAAGCGCATTCCCCAGCGCCGGCTGGGGAATGCCTCCGACCTGGATGGCGCATTGCTGTTGCTGGCTTCCGACGCCTCGGCCTACATGACGGGCAGCTCGATTGTCGTGGATGGCGGCCATCTGCAGTCCACTCTATAA
- a CDS encoding MFS transporter codes for MAVLIAQIDTAVVNLAVGPIATYFRASVAAMQWVVDSYNLVYAILLLTGGLLADLYGRKRVFMAGIAIFTVASLLCGFSSNVALLVAGRTLAGAGAALMTPASLAILRVVWPDSKQRGRALGIWAACNGLAFAIAPTLGGLSIKWFGWRSIFFLVVPVGLLALGLAIPAIAESSSPEKRHFDPGAQVLGALALGGLAIAAIETHHDRTAALGALIIAILSLLLFIRIETAKGPTAMVPLDMFRAPAFRGAIVATAGMTFGMYGVLFLLPLIWQTQGTFSATQAGLALMPMALVFLLMSPLTGKLAEKTGMRLLACGGVAMIGCGLLLLGVTAEWTSLAYAESGLLLAGAGMGLATGPLMGMAMGAVSAARSGTASALINVARIAGATLGVAVLGALFASAGTPVAGLRFAMLLGGSIQIACAAAAWHTTRPTIESGKNQATADST; via the coding sequence ATGGCCGTGCTGATCGCCCAGATCGACACGGCTGTCGTCAATCTCGCGGTCGGGCCGATTGCCACGTATTTCAGGGCAAGCGTTGCGGCCATGCAGTGGGTCGTCGACAGCTACAACCTGGTTTACGCCATTTTGCTTCTGACGGGAGGATTGCTCGCCGATCTGTATGGCCGAAAGCGGGTCTTCATGGCCGGCATTGCAATTTTCACGGTGGCCTCGCTTCTGTGCGGCTTTTCCTCAAATGTTGCCTTGCTGGTCGCCGGACGCACTCTCGCCGGAGCAGGAGCAGCGCTGATGACTCCCGCCTCCCTGGCAATCCTGCGAGTGGTCTGGCCCGATAGCAAGCAGCGTGGCCGGGCCTTGGGAATTTGGGCCGCCTGCAATGGCCTGGCATTTGCCATTGCGCCGACTCTCGGCGGCTTGTCGATCAAATGGTTCGGATGGCGCAGCATTTTCTTCCTGGTGGTTCCTGTCGGCTTGCTCGCCCTGGGGCTGGCCATACCGGCCATTGCCGAATCTTCCAGTCCCGAAAAGCGCCATTTCGATCCGGGAGCCCAAGTGCTGGGAGCCTTGGCTCTGGGCGGTCTCGCCATCGCAGCCATCGAAACCCACCACGACCGCACTGCGGCACTGGGAGCGCTAATTATTGCAATCCTGTCGCTCCTGCTATTCATCCGGATCGAAACAGCGAAAGGCCCTACAGCGATGGTTCCCTTGGACATGTTTCGCGCACCCGCGTTTCGCGGCGCGATCGTCGCCACCGCGGGCATGACTTTCGGCATGTACGGCGTCCTGTTTCTGCTGCCATTGATCTGGCAAACCCAGGGCACTTTTAGCGCAACGCAGGCGGGGCTCGCGCTGATGCCCATGGCCCTGGTCTTCCTGCTTATGTCGCCTCTTACAGGCAAACTTGCCGAAAAAACAGGCATGCGCCTACTTGCTTGCGGCGGTGTCGCGATGATTGGATGTGGCCTGCTGCTCCTGGGCGTCACCGCCGAATGGACATCTCTGGCCTACGCCGAGTCGGGCCTGCTACTGGCGGGCGCCGGCATGGGATTGGCCACCGGGCCGCTGATGGGAATGGCGATGGGCGCCGTTTCTGCGGCGCGATCAGGCACGGCTTCGGCACTGATCAATGTCGCCAGAATTGCGGGAGCCACGCTGGGAGTGGCGGTCCTGGGCGCCCTGTTTGCGAGCGCAGGAACCCCGGTCGCCGGGCTGCGCTTCGCCATGCTATTGGGCGGCTCGATTCAAATCGCCTGCGCTGCCGCCGCCTGGCACACAACGCGGCCGACTATTGAATCAGGCAAGAATCAGGCCACAGCCGACAGCACCTGA